In Gouania willdenowi chromosome 17, fGouWil2.1, whole genome shotgun sequence, one DNA window encodes the following:
- the LOC114479207 gene encoding thioredoxin reductase-like selenoprotein T1a, producing MLRLRSFFLVFGVLSLCCTAAGDTSGVKKMKMQFATGPLLKFQICISUGYKRVFEEYTQALYQRYPDIRIEGENYLPIPLYRHVASFLSVFKLLVIGLIIVGRDPFAFFGMQAPGIWEWGQGNKIYACMMVFFFSNMIENQLMSTGAFEITLNDVPVWSKLESGHLPSMQQLVQILDNEMKMNVHMDTRTHDLS from the exons ATGCTGCGGTTACGATCTTTTTTTCTCGTCTTCGGCGTTTTGTCGCTGTGCTGCACCGCAGCCGGTGACACCAGTGGCGTTAAGAAAATGAAGATGCAGTTCGCCACGGGACCTCTTCTCAAGTTTCAAATCTG CATTTCCTGAGGGTACAAGCGGGTGTTTGAGGAGTACACGCAGGCGTTGTACCAGCGGTACCCAGACATCCGCATTGAGGGAGAGAACTATCTTCCTATTCCCCTTTATCG ACACGTTGCTtccttcctgtctgtgttcaaACTGCTGGTGATTGGGCTGATTATTGTTGGCAGGGATCCTTTCGCCTTCTTTGGTATGCAAGCCCCAGGCATATGGGAGTGGGGCCAGGGGAATAAG ATATATGCCTGCATGATGGTCTTCTTTTTCAGTAATATGATTGAAAACCAGTTAATGTCAACGGGAGCCTTTGAGATCACATTAAATG ATGTACCTGTTTGGTCAAAACTGGAGTCTGGTCACCTGCCCTCCATGCAACAGCTTGTGCAAATCCTGGACAACGAGATGAAGATGAACGTTCACATGGATACAAGAACACACGACCTCTCTTAA